Genomic DNA from Roseburia intestinalis L1-82:
TCATGAAAATATCCTGCACACCCTCAGCCACAGACTTCTTTCTTGCACCCGCAACGACTGTGGTCGGGAGTCCGATTCCAACTTCCTCTGCATGGCTCGGTCCGCACATCACTGCCACGTCAGCAGCAGGAATTTCCTGCTCCACGATATCAGAAAGTGTCATCAGGGTATTTTCCTCAATACCTTTTGCCACACAGACGATCACCTGTCCCTTTTTTACAAAAGGTGCCATAGATTTTGCCGTGCTTCTCGTAAAAACAGACGGCACCGCAAGGATCAGATAATCTTTTCCTTCGATCGCCTCTTTTAAATCTGTGGTAAATGTAATATCTTCCGGTAATTTCACTCCCGGAAGTTTATCCACATGCTCGTGTTTTTCACGGAGCATCTGTACTTCCTGCTCCACGATCGACCAGACTGTCACATCGTTTCCATTTGTATGTAATACCAGAGAAAGTGCCGTACCCCAGCTTCCTGCACCAATAACGGCTGTCTTTGCCATTCTGTCATTCCTCCTGATTCTTTTTCATTCCAAATTTGTTTTCTGTTCCAGTAAGCAGACGCTTAATATTGGCTTTGTGTCTCCATAATGCCATCGCTGTAAAACATGCACTGACAATGTAAAATTCCGGCAGATATGCCGTATCCACATGAAGATATCCCATGTGGCCAAATATCAGTACCTGGATCAGATAACTTGTCACAACAAGGATAGAACCTAACGATACATATCTTGTAATCGCGATTGATCCAATAAACAGTATCAGGCAGATTGGCGCTGCAAGCGGACACACTGCAAGGATCATACCGGACGTACATGCAATCCCTTTTCCACCCTTAAATTTCAGATAAAATGGGAAGTTGTGTCCCAAAACTGCTCCGAACCCTGCGTAAAGTTCTAAGATCTTGACCGCATCCGGATATTTTCCGATAAAAATGAAACGGATCAGAAGCACTGCAAAAATCGCTTTAAACAGATCACCCAGAAAAGTGATTAATCCAGCCTTCCAGCCTAACACGCGCAGCGTATTTGTCGTTCCCGCATTGCCGCTGCCCTGTGTTCTGATATCCACGCCGTGCTTTTCTCCATAAATATATCCTGTCTGGAATAACCCAAAACAATACCCCACTGCCACTGCTATGACTCTTGCCCCAAGCATTACTGTTCTTCCTTCCTCTCACGAATGATAAATTTTAACGCCGTTCCACGGAATCCAAATGTATCACGGATACGGTTTTCCAGATAACGGGTATAAGAAAAATGCATCAATTCTTTGTCGTTGACAAAAATAACAAACGTTGGCGGCTTTACCGCAACCTGTGTGGTATAGTAGATTTTCAGACGTTTTCCTTTGTCTGAAGGCGGCTGCTGCATTGCTACTGCCTCCGCAACGATCTCATTTAAGACACCGGTTGCAACACGCATGCTGTTATTCTCAATGACAAGGTCGATCATGTCAAACAGTTTGTTTAAACGCTGTCCTGATTTTGCAGAGATAAATAAAATTTCTGCATATGGCATAAAGCTTAAAATCTGACGGATTTTCTCCGTATGGCGGTAGATTGTCTTATCGTCTTTTTCAATGGCATCCCATTTATTGACTGCAATAATGATACCCTTTCCACGCTCATGAGCGATTCCTGCGATTTTTGCATCCTGTTCGGTCACACCCTCGGTCGCATCGATCACAATGATACACACATCGGCGCGCTCCACTGCCGTCACGGCACGGATGATACTGTAACGCTCGATTTCTTCCTTGATCTTATTCTTACGGCGCAGTCCTGCTGTATCGATAAACACATATTCCTTTCCGTTGTACCGGATATCCGTATCGATTGCATCACGGGTCGTACCTGCAATATCGGACACGATCACGCGGTCCTCCTGTGCCAGTTTATTGATCAGGGATGACTTTCCAACATTTGGTTTTCCGATGATCGCAACCTTCGGTCTCTCATCTTCCGCCTCATCTTTGTTGTATTCCGGGAAATTCTTTACCACTTCGTCAAGCATATCTCCAAGTCCTAACATGGAGGATGCAGAAATCGGATACGGATCCCCGATACCCAGATTATAAAACTCATACACATCCGGCATAAATTTTTCAAAACTATCCACTTTGTTGACAACTAAAACAACCGGCTTTCCGGAACGGCGCAGCATATCTGCCACCTTGGAATCCGAATCCTGCAGTCCCTGTCTCACGTCTGTCAAAAAAATGATCACATCCGCAGTTGCGATCGCAATCTCTGCCTGCTCACGCATCTGGGATAAAATAATATCTTTACTGTCCGGTTCAATACCACCGGTATCGATCATGGTAAAATGATAATCCAGCCAGGTCACATCCGCATAGATCCTGTCTCTGGTCACGCCCGGCGTATCCTTTACGATGGAAATCCGCTCGCCTGCAAGCACATTAAACAACGTCGATTTTCCAACATTCGGACGACCCACGATCGCCACTACGGGTTTACTCATAATTTCCTGTACTCCTTTTATTCTCAAATCTCATTCACTTCATGAGCGGCTGATACTACGCTCTGAACATTATTTTGATTTTACAATATCCTGTGGTTCTTGTAAAGATATTTTCCATTGCGGGCTTTTACAGAACATTTCACGAATTTTTGATTTATTCTGTCACACCTGTCTTTTTCTGGATCTCATCAAGTTCATCATAATTATACAGATGCCAGGTGTCACTGAGCACACCCATCTTTTCCAATGCCTTTACCGTATTTTCGCACTTCGGTCCAAACTGGATATAACTGTTTCCGGATGCATCGCCATGCGCAACATTATCATTTCGCGCATTCCGGTAATCATAATAATTATAATAGTAATCCCAGGTCTGGTAATCATTTCCTTTTCCATAATAAGAAATCGAAAATGAATTGGTATACATCTCGTCCTGTCCATCCTTATAAACCGCCGGAAGCTGGTAATAATCAAAATTGCCCTCTCTCACATCCTGTTCAACAGCGTCCCGCAGAGCAGTGCTTTCCTGTCTGGAAAACGTATATACATCCGATTCACCATCTTCCTTATAGACAGTTAAATATCCGGAATAATAATCATTCTCTTTATATCCGTTTCCAAGAACCTGTTTCATCATGTTATCCGGATCTGTCTCCAGGGCAGTCAGTTTAAATGCAACTGAATTTTTGTCTTTTAATGCCTCCTCCGTAACGGAAACCGGATATCTCCGCTCAAACACAGAGCCATCCTTCATGTAATACCGGAACGATGTATAATAATAATTTTTTCCCTTTTTATAGACAGATAAATATTCATCTTTGCTGTCAATACACTGTTTCTGTAATTCCAGCACATCCGGGATCTGCTCTTTTGAAACACAGACCGGATAATCCATATTCACAAATGCAGCTTCAATCTCAGATGCATCCGGAATTTTGCGTTCAATGCCAAATACATCCACGCGGAAACAGGTCAGTAATATCAGCACAACCGCCACAAAACCAGCCCACTCTGCAATTCTTTTTTTGCACAGTACACGGAAATTCTTCTGCAAAACCATTTCTGCCGCAAAAAAACAGATGCTTCCAAAAATGACCATAAAAATCATAAGGCTGATAAATTCATTCACTTTGATATATTCAAGTACCAGAGCAGATACGGCAAGTGCGATCAGTCCGCCGCCACAGATACCGGATATCCAGCGGAATACCGGTCTTAAAGCTGCAATACTGACTACGTCTCCGGTTGTTTCGATTTTACGATTTTTATATAAAAAGTACGCAAAAACCGTGATCACAACTGCTGCCACAGCATAAACTGCAACTGTTTTTCCGCCACTGATCGTAACTCCAACTGCCTGCACATAGTCCTTATCGTATTTTACTCCCATAACCAGATTACGGATCAGATAATCAAGCGGTGACAATCTACTGGTCTGACTCGAAGTCCATGTATCTGATACACCGTAACAGATCAGACTTGATATATTCTGCACCATCTTCATACAGCCGATCCATAGATAATTGACTGCCAGATAATAAAACGGCATGGCAAAAATATTTCCCGTCAGCATAGCCACAAATACCGCAAGCGCATATGCGAAAAAAGATACGCCTGCCATGTATAAAAACCAGTAAAACAGATACTGGATACAGGTAATCTGGTTTGCCAGGCAGACCAGTACACCGGCAATAAATGCAATCAGTTCCGGGACAAACAGAAAAACAAAACCGGAAACATAATTGGTGATATAAAGTTCCCGCCTGTCTAACGGCAGGGAGTGTATCATATTGGCATTTCTGGGATTATATAAATAAGAAAACACTGCAAGTGCTGCCGCTGCCGCTGCAATAAAAACCGGTATTACCGATCCCGCACCTGCTAACGCCGACCCAATCACATAATATTGTTTCTGTGTAAGGGGCACGTTTCCGATATAATTACTCTCATTATTTGCATAAAGCCAGATACTGAGCGGCACTACCACGATCAGATAGCACAGGTATACGATCCAGATCGGCCAGTGATGTGTAAGATTCTTTTTAAATATCGTTGTATTAAAAGAGGATGTCTTTGACTTCATAATCAGCACCTCCCATTTCATAGATAAATATTTCTTCCAATGTCAGTGGAAGGACATCCACGATTGCCGGATTTGCTGCCGCTAAAGCTTTTTTGGCATCTTCCGGATCTCCTTTTACGATCAGCGTGTATACACGTCCCGTATTGGACATATGAAGGACTTCAAATTCTTCCGACAGCTTCGGCACACCATTCTGGCATGCAACCTGGATTTTTGATACGCTGCCCTGCAGATCGCTTAAAGACCGCTCGATCATGATCGTTCCCTGATGCATAATGCCGACATGATCACAGACATCCTCCAGCTCTCTTAAATTGTGGGATGATACCAGTACTGTCATCTGATTTTCTGCAACTTCCGACATGATGATGCTCCAGATCTGTCTGCGCATAACCGGATCAAGACCGTCTACCGGCTCATCTAAGATCATCAGTTCCGGTTTTGCACAGATCGCAAGCCAGAAAGCAACCTGTTTCTGCATACCTTTTGACAGACGGCGAATACTTCTTTTTACGTCAATATTCGGAAAGAACTCCTGAAGACGGTAAAAAAGTTTTTCATCAAATGTGGGATAAATCCCCTGATAAAAACGCTTCATTTCCATCGTGTCTGCCTGCATAAAATAAAATATTTCATCCGGGATATAAGAAAATTTCGCTTTTACTTTTTTATTCTCATACACCGGTTCCCCCGCAATGAGGACTTCTCCTGCATCCGGTTTATACACCCCTGTAATATGGCGGATCAGTGTCGATTTTCCTGCTCCGTTCGGTCCGACCAGTCCATAGATCGCACCTTTTTCCACATGCATGTCCACGCCTTTCAATGCATGAAATCCCTCAAAAGACTTTTCCAGATGATTTACCTGTATCATTGGTCCACCTTCCCTTCTGCCAGATTATCCATACGTTCGACCAATTCCTTTTCCTTTACAGACAAAAAGAATAATTCTTCCACGATCTCATCAAATTCTGTCAGTAACTCTTTCGCCCTCGCATCATAAACTTCTTTTCGTTCTGCAACAAAAGTTCCTTTTCCAGTGACCGTATAAATATAGCCTTCACTTTCCAAATCCCGGTATGCTTTCTGGATCGTGTTCGGGTTGATTGCAAGCTTCGCCGCAAGTTCCCGGACCGATGGCAGTTTTTCATCCGCAGAAAGAGAATTTGATATTACAAGTTTTCTGAGTCCATCCTTGATCTGTTCGTAGATCGGTTTGGAATCACGATAATTTAACTGTATCAATCAGATACCCCCTGTCTGTACTAACCGTACTATTTTCTATCATACGGTCACTATAACACGGGGTATCTGCTGATACAATAAAGATAATCCTATGATATTATGAAGATTTTATGAAGCCTGCTCAAAGTTCCTGTAAAAATGTACGCCCGATTCTTTAACCCAAGTAAGCGCGCAGTAACTCAAATGTATTTTTCACGCCGTCCTTATGGCTTCTCTCGTATCCGTGGGAGGCATACACTCCTGCGCCAATCAGACCGTGGCGCACATCATAACCTGCCGTCAGTGCCACATCCGCATCTGAACCGTAGTATGGATAAACGTCCACGGCAAAATCAAGATCGTTGTCTTTTGCAGCTTTGATCAGACCTGTGACTACATCATAATTGTAAGGTCCCCTGCTGTCTTTTGCGCAGATGGAAACCTGTGTTTCTTTGCAGGAAAGTCCGTCTCCCACGCATCCCATATCCACGGAGATCACCTCTGTCACTCCCTCCGGGATAGATGCCGCACCGCCGTGTCCGACTTCCTCGTAAACTGTGATATGCTGGTATACCATACGCTCCGTTGTGATATTTTCTTCTTTTAAATATTTTGCATATCCAAGTAAAATGCCGACACTTAATTTATCATCTAAGAAACGGCTCTTGATATAACCGGTCTTTGTCACTGTGGTGCGCGGATCAAAGCATACAAAATCCCCTGCCATAATGCCAAGTTTTTCTGTTTCTTCCCTGGAATCTGCTTTTTCGTCAAGCACGATCTCCATCTCATCCCAGCTTCGCTTGGTATCACTGTAATCCCCGTTCACATGGACGGAAGCGTTTGAAAGCTGGCAGGTTCCCTCAAATGTACCGGAAAATCTGGTTGCCACACGGCAGTTTTCCGCCTCTGCATTATTGGCATTCATACCACCGATCGGAGATACCTTTAATCTTCCGTTTGACTTGATCTCCGTTACGATCGCACCTAAGGTGTCAATATGTGCCTCTAACATCACGGCATCCTCTTTATTTTTGCCGCCCAATGCGACAAGGACGCCGCCCTTTACGGTAAGTTTTGGCTCATATCCCAATGCACGGTATTCGCCTAAGACATACTCTGCCACCTCTTTGGTGTAGCCGGACGGACTGGCGATCGCAAGGATCTTTTTTGTCTCTTCCACGATATAATCAATATAATTTTTCTTTTCCATTTTTTATTTTCCTCTTTTTTATTTTATATTCCAATGACTGTTTGCGTTCATT
This window encodes:
- the plsY gene encoding glycerol-3-phosphate 1-O-acyltransferase PlsY, with product MLGARVIAVAVGYCFGLFQTGYIYGEKHGVDIRTQGSGNAGTTNTLRVLGWKAGLITFLGDLFKAIFAVLLIRFIFIGKYPDAVKILELYAGFGAVLGHNFPFYLKFKGGKGIACTSGMILAVCPLAAPICLILFIGSIAITRYVSLGSILVVTSYLIQVLIFGHMGYLHVDTAYLPEFYIVSACFTAMALWRHKANIKRLLTGTENKFGMKKNQEE
- the der gene encoding ribosome biogenesis GTPase Der, whose translation is MSKPVVAIVGRPNVGKSTLFNVLAGERISIVKDTPGVTRDRIYADVTWLDYHFTMIDTGGIEPDSKDIILSQMREQAEIAIATADVIIFLTDVRQGLQDSDSKVADMLRRSGKPVVLVVNKVDSFEKFMPDVYEFYNLGIGDPYPISASSMLGLGDMLDEVVKNFPEYNKDEAEDERPKVAIIGKPNVGKSSLINKLAQEDRVIVSDIAGTTRDAIDTDIRYNGKEYVFIDTAGLRRKNKIKEEIERYSIIRAVTAVERADVCIIVIDATEGVTEQDAKIAGIAHERGKGIIIAVNKWDAIEKDDKTIYRHTEKIRQILSFMPYAEILFISAKSGQRLNKLFDMIDLVIENNSMRVATGVLNEIVAEAVAMQQPPSDKGKRLKIYYTTQVAVKPPTFVIFVNDKELMHFSYTRYLENRIRDTFGFRGTALKFIIRERKEEQ
- a CDS encoding ABC transporter permease, with the protein product MKSKTSSFNTTIFKKNLTHHWPIWIVYLCYLIVVVPLSIWLYANNESNYIGNVPLTQKQYYVIGSALAGAGSVIPVFIAAAAAALAVFSYLYNPRNANMIHSLPLDRRELYITNYVSGFVFLFVPELIAFIAGVLVCLANQITCIQYLFYWFLYMAGVSFFAYALAVFVAMLTGNIFAMPFYYLAVNYLWIGCMKMVQNISSLICYGVSDTWTSSQTSRLSPLDYLIRNLVMGVKYDKDYVQAVGVTISGGKTVAVYAVAAVVITVFAYFLYKNRKIETTGDVVSIAALRPVFRWISGICGGGLIALAVSALVLEYIKVNEFISLMIFMVIFGSICFFAAEMVLQKNFRVLCKKRIAEWAGFVAVVLILLTCFRVDVFGIERKIPDASEIEAAFVNMDYPVCVSKEQIPDVLELQKQCIDSKDEYLSVYKKGKNYYYTSFRYYMKDGSVFERRYPVSVTEEALKDKNSVAFKLTALETDPDNMMKQVLGNGYKENDYYSGYLTVYKEDGESDVYTFSRQESTALRDAVEQDVREGNFDYYQLPAVYKDGQDEMYTNSFSISYYGKGNDYQTWDYYYNYYDYRNARNDNVAHGDASGNSYIQFGPKCENTVKALEKMGVLSDTWHLYNYDELDEIQKKTGVTE
- a CDS encoding ABC transporter ATP-binding protein, translated to MIQVNHLEKSFEGFHALKGVDMHVEKGAIYGLVGPNGAGKSTLIRHITGVYKPDAGEVLIAGEPVYENKKVKAKFSYIPDEIFYFMQADTMEMKRFYQGIYPTFDEKLFYRLQEFFPNIDVKRSIRRLSKGMQKQVAFWLAICAKPELMILDEPVDGLDPVMRRQIWSIIMSEVAENQMTVLVSSHNLRELEDVCDHVGIMHQGTIMIERSLSDLQGSVSKIQVACQNGVPKLSEEFEVLHMSNTGRVYTLIVKGDPEDAKKALAAANPAIVDVLPLTLEEIFIYEMGGADYEVKDILF
- a CDS encoding GntR family transcriptional regulator yields the protein MIQLNYRDSKPIYEQIKDGLRKLVISNSLSADEKLPSVRELAAKLAINPNTIQKAYRDLESEGYIYTVTGKGTFVAERKEVYDARAKELLTEFDEIVEELFFLSVKEKELVERMDNLAEGKVDQ
- a CDS encoding M42 family metallopeptidase, which encodes MEKKNYIDYIVEETKKILAIASPSGYTKEVAEYVLGEYRALGYEPKLTVKGGVLVALGGKNKEDAVMLEAHIDTLGAIVTEIKSNGRLKVSPIGGMNANNAEAENCRVATRFSGTFEGTCQLSNASVHVNGDYSDTKRSWDEMEIVLDEKADSREETEKLGIMAGDFVCFDPRTTVTKTGYIKSRFLDDKLSVGILLGYAKYLKEENITTERMVYQHITVYEEVGHGGAASIPEGVTEVISVDMGCVGDGLSCKETQVSICAKDSRGPYNYDVVTGLIKAAKDNDLDFAVDVYPYYGSDADVALTAGYDVRHGLIGAGVYASHGYERSHKDGVKNTFELLRAYLG